The genomic segment TAAACCAATCAACGGTCCGCAGGGTCACTCACTTTCGGTTGTGGTTTAGTCCCCCCGCTCCCCCTGGAGCTCCATCGATTGTCAAACTAGCGATAAGTGGTTGGCCGTCCGTCATGTACCGCCATCGTCCTTGACCTTACTGCGGACTATTCTACAACATCTTTTCCACACAAAAATGCCCAAGCCGTACTCTCGAGAAGTGCGAGGCCAACTACGTGTGCTCTATCTAGTGGTTGCTGTCACGCGAGTTGGAAACGAAAGATTTAGAAATGGAACAGCGGTGGTACGAGCAGCCCCTATTGGAAGAACTGCCCCCCCCTTTTGATGCGTTGTCAATCACCATCTCTTTTGCGTCAAGGCCTTGGTGGAGAGTCCCGCAACTTAAAATGAAATTCAACACGGGTCTTCGGCAGTATGCCAACGAATGTAGAGCGTTTCGAGGGCGCAGAGGGTGGCAGATACCCTCCGACCATCCCGGACACGTGAGTTTAATCGTATCCTTGTGTCACGCGATGGTATGATTGGATGGAAGATGACCGCTGTCACCCATGCCATCGGCACTCGTGGATCTTTGTAAGAGCTGAAAAGGGAAGCTTGCTCGTCAACACCCCTAGTCAACATCCCTAGCGCTTTGCGTATCCCCCATCTTCGGCATCTTGCATGACGGAAGGAGTAATCGATAAGAATGTCTCAATTAGCCTCTTCCTTATTGGTACACGTCGATACTCAGAGGCTCGTCTCTCGAGAGATTACGGGCGCGGAAGTCTAAATTCGTCTCGTGCAGATCATTGTTCCATGAGCGGGGACTTTGTACGACGACTAAGTTTCCATTGGCGTCTCTTGAAAGCCCGATCTCTCCGCTATTTGGAGCTGAGCTTGCGTGCGTTAGTTGGGGACTTGACTTGGTACGACGACTAAGGTTCAGATTGCGTCTCTTAAAAGTCCGATCTCTCCGCAACTCGGAGCTGAGCTTTCGTGCTCCCCTGGTAGCACGCTTGATCGTTAGCTGGGGTCTATAAAGGTCAAGCGCGCTCCCATTGTCTGGACTCTTGTTCCACTGCGCAAACCACCTTCAGTTCACGAAAATCGACAATATGCTGTGGCAGATTTGGTTCCCGGTCGCTGTTGCGGCGACATTGCTCTCAGTAAGCCGACTGCGCAAGAAGTACAGACCGAGATATGACCTGCCAGTCGTCGGTTCGCCTACCGACCAGAGCATGGCGAAGGCGGTGGCTGAAGGGTATCAAAAGGTAAGATCTCAAAAGCAAAGCACCGGGGGAGAAAAAAAGCACCGTCGAGAAGTCCAACCGTTGACCGAGAGTTGCGAGCTCAGTACCCCGACTCCGCCTTCGTCATCCCTTGCGATCCGCCTCGGGTGATTCTCCCGATGAAGCTCTACAACGAGGTGATCCACGCCCCGGAATCGGAgctctccttcgccgccgagctgtACGACATCTTTGTCGGCAAGTACACCCACCTCGGAGAGTCTCGCCCAGAGATCATCGAGTCCGTACGGGTCGACCTGACAAGGAACCTGTCCGGAATCCTACGACCCGTCCAAGAGGAGGCCCGCTTCGCCTTGAAGCAGATGTTTCAGGAATCGGCAGAATGGAAGGCGTTGAACGCGTATCAACTGGCACTTCGCATGGTGGCGCTGATGAGCGGCCGCGCCTTCGTCGGGCTGCCCCTCAGCCGCGACGAAGGTTGGATCCGGGCGTCCATCACCTTCACGACGGACGTGGGGAAGTGCAGGATGGCGGCCTTGAATTGGAACCCGTGGATCCGGCCGTGGGTGCTACCATTCCTCCCCGAGGTGCGGCACATGCGCAGTGCGCTCCAAAAGGCCAATGAGCGGATGAAGCCGCTGGTGGACGAGGTGCTCCGCAACGAGAGCGCACTCGAAGAGAAGCCGGCGAAGCCCGGAGCTCCGGGGGCGTTCGTGTCGTGGATGATGAAGTACCTGTCTGCCCGAAAAAAGACCTCGGAGACCATGGGGACGAACCAGATGTTGCTGTCGTTCGCTGCCATTCACACCACGTCTATGACGACGACGTTTGTAAGtgcgccaccgccgaggaggtaAAAGGTTGCAGTTTTTTGCTCACTTGTTCGTGTAAAGGCGCTCTATGATCTTCTCAGTCGCCCCCAGTATATCCAGGCACTCCGGGAAGAAATCGAGCAGGTcatggtcgaggacggcacggAGAGCGACGATGAAGGAAAGCCCTTCCTCTCCAAGGTGTCTTTCAGCAAACTGAAGAAGCTGGACAGTTTCATCAAGGAGAGCCAGCGATTAAGCCCCTTGAACTTCGGTCAGTGAATCCCTCTGAACGTTTTGGGATGCCACCATGTAGCAGGGCTGATGACTGGTCGATATAGGCGGCACAGCGAGAAGACTACAAAAGGACCAAACCTTTTCCGACGGACTGAAACTACCGGCGGGCACCGCCATCTCATTCCCTCTATGGGGCGTCTAGTAAGCCACATCCCATGACACCCAGCAGAGTGTCCCAGGCCTCAGTGGGATCTAACGTAGCTCCAGCaactcttcctcctcgacgacattcAGCCCCAAGTACAACGAGGGCACTGGCAACGCTCCGCCCGCCGAGTTCGACGGCTTCCGCTTCGCTCGCCTCCGGGAGCAGTCCGGACGGGAGATGAAGCACCAGGCGGCGACCACCGGGCCGGAGGCCTTCAACTTTGGCCACGGACCGCATGCGTGCCCCGGCCGATTCTTTGCGGTCTACATCATCAAGTGCATTTTcatcgagctgctgcttAACTACGACATCCGGTTGAAAGGCGGTGACGGCAAGAGCTCGGTGCCGAGGCCACCGAATATGTTCAAGCAGATGCTTGTGTTTCCAGACTCTACTCGCGAGGTCGAAATCAGAAGGCGGGCAGAGTAAAGGTCCCTCAGGCAGTTATGTCGAGTGACCTGAC from the Colletotrichum destructivum chromosome 10, complete sequence genome contains:
- a CDS encoding Putative cytochrome P450; its protein translation is MLWQIWFPVAVAATLLSVSRLRKKYRPRYDLPVVGSPTDQSMAKAVAEGYQKYPDSAFVIPCDPPRVILPMKLYNEVIHAPESELSFAAELYDIFVGKYTHLGESRPEIIESVRVDLTRNLSGILRPVQEEARFALKQMFQESAEWKALNAYQLALRMVALMSGRAFVGLPLSRDEGWIRASITFTTDVGKCRMAALNWNPWIRPWVLPFLPEVRHMRSALQKANERMKPLVDEVLRNESALEEKPAKPGAPGAFVSWMMKYLSARKKTSETMGTNQMLLSFAAIHTTSMTTTFALYDLLSRPQYIQALREEIEQVMVEDGTESDDEGKPFLSKVSFSKLKKLDSFIKESQRLSPLNFGGTARRLQKDQTFSDGLKLPAGTAISFPLWGVYNSSSSTTFSPKYNEGTGNAPPAEFDGFRFARLREQSGREMKHQAATTGPEAFNFGHGPHACPGRFFAVYIIKCIFIELLLNYDIRLKGGDGKSSVPRPPNMFKQMLVFPDSTREVEIRRRAE